From the Theropithecus gelada isolate Dixy chromosome 16, Tgel_1.0, whole genome shotgun sequence genome, the window AACAGGGGATTCAGATTAAGAGGAGCCGCAGTCACCAGTAAAGCCTTGGGAGGGGCAGCCAGAGTGAGATGCCTGTTCTCTGGGCTGGGGTCAGGGATCACCTGGAAGGCCTGCGAATAGGCCACAGCAAGCTGTGCCTGGTCATACAGCATCTTCTCGAAGTGAGGGACATGCCACTGGCAGTCTGTGGAGTAGCGGTGAAAACCCTGTACCAAGTGGAATACAAAGCTGGAGGCTAGTCCCagcctctgccccaccccacagCCCTCTGCTGTGCCTCCAGGGAACACCCAGTGTCTGTTACCTGCCCCACATGGTCCCGGATGCCCCCGTTGGCCATCATTTTCAGGGTATGCAAGGCCATCTGCTGGGCCCGAGAGCCATCCTGAGTCAGTCGATGGCTGAGCCAATAGGAGAATAGGAAGCTCAGGATCACTGTGGGGGCACCAAGAACATGGGGGTGAGAGAATGGGAAAGTGGGGACAGAGATCAGGGTGGTCAAGAGGCCTTGGGCCAGGCAGAGGCTGGGAGTTCACTCAACAGGCAGTCTCTAGACAGGCTGTGGGGTCAACAGTCAACCCACAGGACAGAAGGTAATAGCCCGAGCCAGAGGTCAGAATACCATTGACTCACAGAGGACCAGAAAGTTACTTGTCCCCCCAGAGCCCAGAATGTCATTAGCCAAGCCAGGGTCACTGGGTCACTGACCAAGTCAGGGGACAGAAGGTCATCACCTAGGTCAAGGTGAGAGGGTCACTGCTGATACCAGCAGTCGGGTCTTCACCGATAGCTACCGACAGGCTAGGGGCAAGGAAGTCACTGCCAGTCAGGAGGCCAGGATGCTATGGGTGAGGCCAGGAGCCAGTAGGTCCCTGACCAGCATAGGAATCAGAAGGCCAAAGCCCGGGCTAAGGTGGGCATGGGGCACTGACCCGGCGTGGGAAACTTGGGGGCCTCAGCGAAGCCACCATATTCCTCATCGTAGCCCTCGTCCAGCTGCTGGAAGCAGCGATTGTTCATGGTGGCGGCAGAGGGCGGCAGCTGGCGGTCACCCATGCTGATTTCTGATCGGGCCAGTAGGGCAGTGGTGACACGCTGGCTGTTTTCTAGCAGGGTGTTCTTGTTCTGTTTCCactgcaggaggtggaggcacaCCTGGAGGTCAGCTGGAGAGAGGGGCTCTTCTTTCCTAGTCCCCCACCCTGGTCCCCTAACTCCCCCAGGCACACCCACCTGTTCTCGTATTCTCAGCAACACTGTGCGGAAGCCGACTCGGGTCAAGCCATCCTCAGGAGGGAAATAGGTGCCCCCCACAAAGGGCTGGAGGTTGGGAGTCAGCCACACATTCATGGGCCAGCCCCCGCCGCTGCTGGTGGCCTGGCGGAGAGAGGGCGAGGGTGAGGGGAGCTGCCCTGAGCCCATGTGGCGCGCACACTCCCGAGGAGGACTGCTCACCTGCACGAATGTCATGTACACCTTGTCCACGTCGGGCCGCTCCTCACGGTCTACCTTCACGCTCACAAAGTCCTCACTGAGCAGGCGGCCGATCTCCTCATTCTGGAAGGACTCCTCTTCCATCATGTGGCACCAGTGGCAGGTGGAGTACCCGACTGAACAGGGCCATGGGGAGAGGTCAGGGGGCCAGCCACGGGTCAGAGGGAGGCTGGCCAAGTGGCCCTGGCTGGATGGAAGACGTCTTGGCCTCTAGTCTCCTGGAAGACCCACCAGGCCAAGAAGACCCTCCCCCATCCACTGCCACTCCCTGCCCACAACCCCATATCAGGGAAGGTAGGAGCATTACCTGAGAGGAAAATCGGCTTGTTTTCTTTCCTGGCCTTGTCAAAGGCTTCCTGTCCCCAGGGGTACCTAGGCccagcagggtggggcatcactcAGTAGCCCAGGGGGTCTGGGAGGGGTCTAGGACCCCAGTGATTCCAGGCAGGGCCCCAGGAGAGTGCTCACCAGTCCACAGGATTGTAGGCATGTTGTAGGAGGTATGGTGACTTCTCGTGGATCAGGCGGTTGGGGACCCTCTGGGGTGTAGACGAAGGATGGCTTCCCTTCCCTCCAGCAGGCATGGGCACTGAACTACTGACCGTCGCACTTCGGTCCTTGTCCCGGGAGGAGCTACCCCTGGCGAGGACTGGTGCATCAGGCAAGCTGGGGGCCTCCACCCACCTTATCCCAGGCCCCCCAGCACCTGCCCCATTCCACTCAGCACCCCGGTAGGACCGCTGCTCCCAGCCCAACCCACCTTTCTGAACCATGGGGGAGACTGTGGCCTTTGTGCTCCCCCTTATGTTTTTTGGGGGGTGAGGAGAGGTGGCTCATTGGGGGCTCCTTGCCAGGTTAGTCTCCCCCAACCTCCTGGACCTGGTGGTGGGAAGGATGGCTGTGAGGTCAGGGCGGGTCACAATGGGCAGAATGGTTCTTGGGGCTCCATTCTTACCCCTCCCGGGGCCCCTCCCCGGGCCCTTCCTGGAGCAGCTGCTTGGAGGCATCTCTCTGGCAGGCCTGGGTGTGGCCCCACCGGAAGGCAGCCCACTGTTGGTGGCTGCACAGGCCAAGAGCAGTAGGGTCTGGGACTGGACCAGGTGAGGGACAAACAGAGGAAACTAGACATGGGGACTCCCTCACTCAACGCCCACCTGCTGGGATTCCTGTGGGGCCAGGTCCTGGGCCAGACCCCAGGACACCTAAGGAATCAGAGACCTCAGGGAGTTCAGCCTGGAAGTGGGCAGTGCAAGCTGACCTAAATAACGAAAGGTCCATGCAGCAATAAAGGGCTGTGACAGGACACAGGGTACTATTGGAGAAAGGCCCTTGACCCAGCATCCAGCGCTGGGGtgcaaggaaggcttcctggaagcgGTGTTAGAACAGTCCCTGGGGAGTTGGCACTGCactggaaggaaggggaggggagggaagggaaagaatgaggacgagaggggaggggaggggaggaggaccTTACTGCCAGGGCCAGGTCTCAGAAGCAtactggaggtggggtgggggaagggccaGGCATGCAAGGGTCATCCAGACAGGCACTGGGGACCGGTGCCCGGGAGACCCTCCACTGAGCCCGCAGGCAAGCGCAGGGAGTGCCCGTACCTGCGGCTCGCGGCGAGGCCTACACCGGCGCGGGGTAGCAGAAGGACGCTGCCCAACCAGGCCCGTGCGCCCAGCATGGCTGCTCCGGGCCTTGGGCCTGGCCGCTACGGATaggaagggagggcaggagaCTGTGAGGGGCGGGTCGGGCACCCATGGAGCCGCGGGCGGGTCTTCGCTGGGACTTGGGACAGTGTGGCTGGTCTCCGAGCGTCACCCTGCGGCCGAGCACAGAATTGCAGATCAGGCACTCCGGCCTTGGGAGAACCCATTCTGTGCATAAAATTgggctctgcccctgcctggAGAGGACAGCCCTTCTCATGGGAACAGGGAGAGTTGTGGGATCCAGGGCTGGGGGATGCTAGGGCCATGGGATGCCAGAGCTTCAGCTCATTTTGTCCAACCCCTGCcccttttacaaatgagaaatgagATGCAAGGCAAAGGCGTACCTTGGCCAGGTCCACCAGCTAACAAGCTTTGTTGCAACCTCCTCATCTCTCGGTCCTACTCAAATCCTACCcactccaggaagccttccttaaATAATACTGATGAGCCCATTTTATGTCTCATAGGTTACACATGGCCTCATTGGCTACATTCAGGCAATATCTATTAAGTGTCTGCCGTCTGCTGCTCTGTAAGGCACTGGGTATACAATGGTGGGCAGAGAGAAATGAGGCTCCTGCCCTCACATGGCTCACAGTCTGTTGAGAGCGGCAGATGCTAATTCAACAGCCATACCGATGAATCTATAAACACCCACGTGACAAGTCCGTGAGGGTACAACATAACAAGTGACCTGATCTGGTGGAAGGGGCAAAGGAtgaaggcttccctgaggaaaTCACATTTGTGAAGACATGGAGGATGAGAGGAAGGAACTTAGAGGGCGCTCAGGGGGAGTactggggaaggaggcagaggtACAGtttgtgcaaaggccctgtggcttGTCAGTGAGTGAGGGGTGAGCAACTGCAGAAGGAGGGAAGACAGGGAGTAGATGAGGGCAGAGGCAAGATCTTGGAGAGACTCGTGAACTGTGAGaaggggatttttattttttgagatggagtcttgctctgtcacctaggctggagtggagtggtgtgatctcggctcactgcaacctctgcatcctgggttcaaggctggtcttgaactcctgacctcaggtgatccatctgtctcggcttcccaaagtgctgggattacaggcatgagccaccgtgcccgactcaatttttttttttttttttttttttttttgagacggagtctcgctctgtcgcccaggctggagtgcagtggccggatctcagctcactgcaagctccacctcccgggtttacgccattctcctgcctcagcctcctgagtagctgggactacaggcgcccgccacctcgcccagctaagttttcgtattttttagtagagacggggtttcaccgtgtcagccaggatggtctcgatctcctgacctcgtgatccgcccgtctcggcctcccaaagtgctgggattacaggcttgagccaccgcgcccggccattttttttttttttttttttaagacgggatcgcgctctgtcgcccaagctggagtgcagtggtttgatcttggctctctCTTGCAGAGAGGTGTCCTTTGCTGACCTCCAgccctaggttcaagcgattcttgtgcctcagcctcccaagtagctgggactacaggtgcgtgccaccacgcccagctaatttttgtatttttagtagagacggggttttgccgtgttgcctaggctggtctcaaactcctgacctcaagtgatccatctgcctcagcctcccaagtgctgggattacaggtgtgagccactgtgtctggccagagAAGGGGATTTTTGATGATAGTAGAAGCAAGCTGTTGAAAGGCTTTAGTCAGGAGGGTGACCTGGTTGGATCTGCATTTTGGAAAGATCCCACCAGCTTCCCAGTGGAGAATGAACTGGAAAGGCACAAGAGTGAAAGCGGGGGCAGATAGGAGGCTATAGCAGCACCCAGGGGAGATGGGAGAGCGGAGATGCAGAGAAGGGGATGGGCTGGAGGTCGGTCAAGGAGGAAACATCATCAGGATTGGCAGCGACAAAGAAGGCGGTATCCAGGGTGACTTGGAAGGTGGGACCACTCCCTTAAGAGAGGGCATGGGGTGGGGAGCGGGGACAACTCATGGGGTTCATTGTTGGACCTGCGGGTTTGAGATGTGCACATGGAGACAGTGATGACACTGCTCGGAGCACAGAGGAGAGGCTGTCAGGAGAGAGGATTGGGGGTCTTGACTGTTGAGATCATGTGGGTGTGGAGCTGATTCAGGGAGACCGTGCAGCAGAGCAGAGAAGAGGGCTCAGGTCCAGGCTTGAGTGAGCCTGTGAAAGACACAGAtagaggtcgggcgcggtggctcacgcctgtaatcccaacactttgggaggccggggagggtggatcatctgaggttgggagttggagaccaacctgaccaacatggagaaaccccatctctcctaaaaatacaaaattagccggacatggtggcgcatgcctataatcccagctacttgggaggctgaggcaggagaactgcttgaacccggaggcggaggttacagtgagccaagatttcactattgaactccagcctgggcaataagagcgaaactccatctcaaaaaaaaaaaaagaaaaagaaaaagaaagaaagaaagaaaaagaaagacacagacGGGGAGCAGCCAGGGTGCAAAGGAAACCCAGACAGGGCAGCACGCCAGAGACGAAGGACAGAGTGTCTACATGTCAGACTTCTGAGGGGCCAGCCTGGCTAGGACAGAAAAACGTCCACTGGCTTCAGCAACACGGAGGCCATTGGTGTGCTTAGTGGGCGTCGTTCTAGTGAAGTCAGGCTGACAGCAGAAGTCGACCAGTcagctgaggaggaagaggaaaaggaggggaaacagagagagagatgatgcGTGCTTgacatgaggggaaagctgggaAGACACTGTCAAGATGGATGGAGCTAATTAAGACACATTTCGATGGGAAGGATTAATCTGAGAGAAAGTGGTGGACGCCATCAAGGATAGAAGAGGTGGTGGTCCTGGGTGGCCCTGAGAATGTGGGTTGTGGCAGGTTGTTGGACAGGTTGGCTAGCCGGAGGGTCCAGCGGGTGCTCGAAATCACATGTTCTGGCTAGAAGGAATGAGGTTAAGCTCAGAGAGCCGGAAGCCTGCCTTGAATGTAGAGTAATTTGGGGTGATGACAAACCTCCAAGTGTGACCACGGTGAGGGTCACTGAGAGGTCAAGGGGCCGTAAGGTCCTTGGATAATGGAGCGACTTGAACTTGAAATTGAGGTAAGAGCTGGATGAGAAGACCATGAGCCAAGACCGAAGCATCCCAAAAATGAGGTGAAGTGGCAGCCCCAGGCAGGGAGGAGACAGAATGACCTATGGCACCACCCTCCTAGCAGGAGGGGTCTTgtagggagggaggcaggaagcaaGGCTATCAACCTCTTCTTTGTGGGAGACAAAACAGCTCCCCTTGGGAGATCTCAGGGGGATCCAGTTTAGAAGAAGAGAGACTGGGTGGCAGGGCCACAAAGGCTGGGTCAGGGGACAAGAAGGATGGAATCATCCCAGGTTTGGGTGTAGCAGAAGATATTAATAGATGGGTGCTGGACTCTGGGTATTGCCTGGCAAAACCAGGAGTGAAAGGCATGATGGGTTCGTGCCTCATGGTCAGTCTCTGAAGAGGGTGGGCCCTGAGCTGAATGGACACGGGCCTGGGGGCATCCACATAGCAACCTCATCAGGAAGAAACTTCTGATCCCATTTGACAAGTAAGGAAACACAggcacagagacagggagagggtaagtaatttactcaaggtcacagagcataACCACTTATTACTAAGTGATTCTTGTCAGGGTCAAACCTTGGAGCAGAACTTTGAGCCCTGTCAGTTTGACTCCTGAGCAGGTGTTCTTGTCCATCCTGTCTGTAACTGCCATTGTGGGACTCCCTTCCTCTACCCCCACCTTAGGAAGGGGAGTGGCATTGTGTCCCTTCACTCACCGACTTTGGTGGAAGGTCATTTGTCCCTAAAGGGGATGGGGGCTGGCTGCAGGCTGCCTGCAGAGCCAGGCCCCAAGCACTGAGGACACATCAGTGTCCAGTGGTCCAGTGATCAGGGAGcattgagaagaaaaagaggcaagGCTGGTCATAGGGGCCCCTCCTGGATTGAGTACCAGGCCTCACCCCACCCTTGGTTTCCCAGACTCCACATAAACCCCTAGAAGGGGTCTGATTCCCCCTCTGTGGCTGAGACTGAGTTTCTCACCAGCCTTGGTGAAGCAAGGGAGAAGGCAGAGTTAGATTTAAGGTGACTCAGTAAAACAAAGGAGCCTGGGAGTTCCTGCACTTGGCTCCTGCCACAGCCGCATCACATGCCCCTGACTTGTCTACCCTGCTGCCCCCTGGCTTGTCTACCCTGCTGCGCTCAAGCTCCTGGAGGTTGGATCCTTCCCAGGTGAGCCCAGCACTTTGTCCACAGCAGTCAgtcaatatttgctgaattaattcTGGGGCCCTGCCTGGGAGCTCCTGGCCTTGGAGCCAGACTGTCTGACTCTGAGTTCCAGCCCCACCCCATGTCAGCTTTGTGACTTTGAGCATGCCATTTAACgtgagcctcggtttccttgcCTGAAAAATGGGAGTAGTACCGGCTGCAAGGTGAGAGATCTGTGCAATCGCCCTGCAGTGGGCTTTGCGCTTGGTTTCATGCTCTGCTGTCCCTGTTTTGAAATTCTTCACACGATTTTGAACAAGGAGccctcacattttcattttgtattgagccccacaaattatgtagccaggGTCCCGAACGGAATTAACAATATTGTCTACCTCAGAGAGTcgttgcaaggattaaataagCTGATCTGCTTAGCACATAAGCAGTACCCAATAAATAGGAACAAAGGCCTATTGTCTCTTGCTGTTAGCTCAGCCCCAGTGCCCATGtgtgataaatgaatgaaatgaccGAATTGAGTGACAGCCTGGGAGCGTCTGGAAGCGAAGGTGCCTGGGTGACGGGGGATGGAGGTGAGGGTTGAGAGGAGCTGTAAAGGAAGCGCGGGCAGTTTTGCACCCCGCGTTGTGCAGCTGCAGTTTCCTAGACAGCCGGTGATCCACGCTGTGGTCGAGACCCGGCCGCCACACCTCGCAAAAAGTCCACTTGGTGAGAGCTGAGAACTAGGGTTCCAGTCTTTATTATGCGGGCGTTCAGTCTCTAGCTCCCGGGCCGTGGTCCATGTCCAGCTTCCGGAGCCGCCGCGTGATTCCAGCCGCCACTGGTTCAGCGACCCACTAGCACCCGCGCCCCGCCCCAGCCCCGGGTCCGGAGGCGGGGCCGCGGGGCGCCTGGCGCATGCGTAGGCCGGCCCGCGGCGGGGTGGTGCTCAGAGGAAGGGGTTCTTGCCGGTCTGCGGGGGCGGGGCCAGCGGCCCGGCTGAGCTCGGCGTGGGCAGCAGCGGCTGCGGCAGGCCCGCTGGGGGCGGTGCGAAGGCTCCGGCCTGCGGGAAGACGCTAACCGAGGCAGGGAGGGTCAAGCCGGCTGGCACGCTACTGAGCGGGAGGGGCAGAGAGGCGCTGTAGGTCATGGAGCCCAGGGGGGCCCCCACGGGCCCGCCCGCCAGGCCCAGCGCCGGCGACCCCGTGCGCATCTGGTTTAGCGTTGGCCTGCCCGGCTCGCCCGCGCCGAACGGGTTGGTGGGGGACGGAGCGCTGAGACCTGCAGAACGAGAGTGGCTTGGAGCGACCCGGGATTCAGAGCCCTACACCGGGAGGTCTTGGAAGTTGGGAAGGAGAGTGAGCTCCTCCGGCCGAGGCTAGGCTCTGAAAGCAGGAGCCCCTGGATTGAGGGACGTCTTACCTGTCAGAAAGGGGTTCCGGGTCTTTGCAGCCTGGGGTGCCTTGACCAACGAGTCAAGGTTGACCAAGGAAGAGGCCGAGGGGCCCAGGAAGGACTCGGGAGTCCGGCAAGCTCGGGCCTCTTTGCTTGGCTGGGTTAGTGCTTCCCCTAGTATGCCCAGGTCCAGGGCATCTGGCTCCTTCGTGCCATTTTGCTTGGAACTGGGGCTGGGATCTCCAAACAGGTCCAGCTCTGGAATAGAAATGCTAGAGCTCGTTGGTGGGGAGAGGGATTGGCGCCCGATGTGGGAGGAAGAGGACAGAGGCTGCTTGGGGTGGGCCCCTTGTTCCCCAGAGCCTCACCATCCCCTTGCCCCACTCACCCGCAGGGCTGCTGGGCTTCCCAGAGGGCAGGGCCTGCTCCAGCCCCTCCTTGATCTCTGTGGATTCTGGAGGTTTGGCAAATGAGTCAAAGGCCGAGGCAGCACCTACAgctgggggaagagagggagaggagatggATTGGCAAAAAGAGCAGGTGCTGGTCTAACCCCTTTCCAGAGAAGCTACCCTCGTAACACATACAGTATCTGCTGCCCCCTTGGCTCTGCCTGGAAGTCCTCCAGCCCCTCACTCACATGCTCTGGCCCTCTTCTTACCAGGTGTGTCGGAGGTCTCAATGGAGGCTCCCCAAGGGTCAGCCCCAGTACTGGGGAGTTTGTGGTGGGGAGAGTTCAGTGCCCAGGGGTCTGTGGTGGGGGGCCCAGCAGGCAGCACTGGGGTCCTGCCCCAGGGCTCAGAGGAGGAGAGCATGGGAGTCAGATCCCAGGGCTGGCTTCGGGACAGGATGGTTCCTGAGGGGATCGGAGACCAGGGGTCTGCAGAAGGCCCCCAGGAGGAGCCACTGGCCTCTGTGTTCGGCCTAAAACCTGAAATGGGAACAGCATAGACATGATCCCAGGCCCACCCTTATCCCTTGCCCAGGGCGCTTCCCAGTTACCCAGCCCAAATCGGGAGGCAGGGGATCCATGTCACAGATGGACTGTGGCCTCAGGACCACCCAGCAGGCTGGAGCCCATATTTGGCAAGTGACCCCAGGAACTGGGACCTGCAGGTGTGGGTGACTCAGGCCACCTTCCCAGGCAGGGACATGCTGAGCAAGTGAGTGCAGCGAGAGAACATTTGCTGTGTTTCCTAGGAGCTGGGCCCTTCAGACATTCTCCATAGCCCTCACTATGAAAGCCCGTCCCACAGGCGGTGGAGGCTCAAAGTGGTGAGTGACTTGCCCGGTGGCACTCAGAtgttgtggggaggtggggaggtgctTGGCCCAGCAAGTGGTTGGGAAGGAGGGGGCATTCAGGCCAGCCTGGAAGTCTCTTGCAGCCCTGCATGCCCACCTGGGATGTCCCATGGGTCagcagagcagtgtgtggagggcGGGGCCAGGGCAGGTACGAAGATGTCAGCCAAGTCCAGGATGGAGGACTGTGGAGGGGAGAGGCAGCCAGGGCTCAGAAGTgggtggggcctggagggagggcaGGCCCTGACCTGTCAGGCTAATGCCAGCTCATTCTCTTTATTCATTCCACAGATACCTATTCATGATCCCTCACCTCGACATAGTGCTTTACAGTTTATAATGTTTCTTCATCCACAGAGTACCTGATTTtcataacaaccctgtgaggtaggtaggGCAGGTGATgtgcccattttatggatgagccAGCCAGCGCACAGAGGGTGGAATGGGTTTGCCTGAAGTCATACAGCCAGGGAGAGACAGAGCGGGGATAGAATCCAGgccagcaggccgggcgcggtggctcaagcctgtaatcccagcactttgggaggcggagacgggcggatcacgaggtcaggcgatcgagaccatcctggctaacacgatgaaaccccgtctctactaaaaaagctacaaaaaactagccgggcgtggtggcgggcgcctgtagtcccagctactccggaggctgaggcaggagaatggcgtgaacccgggaggcggagcttgcagtgagccgagatcgggccactgcaatccagcctgggcaacagagcgagactccgtctcaaaaaaaaaaaaaaaaaaaaaaaaaaaaaaaaagaatccaggccAGCAGAAAGGGGCAGGAAGGCCAAAGGCAGATGTTTTTCAACCAGCCTACCTCCCTAGGTCAATGTCCAAGAGAAATTGGCCACAGTGAACATGGGCGGAAAGGAGACCGCAGCACCCGGGCATGACATGGACAGCTTTGGAGGGCAGCCTTGCACTCAGCAGCTGCTCACTCCCCATGTGGAGAAAATACGTCCATGAGCCCGCGGTGTTTTCAGCACCATGTGCCTGGGCCCACCTTAGTCTTGATTGACAGTATCACATAATCCTAACATATCAGAGCTGAAACTATCCAATAAGCACACTGtgcagaaggggaaactgaggccatgACAGTGACATGCCCCAAGTCATAGAGTAAGTGGCAGCAAATTCAGAACCCAAATCCAGGGGTCTCTGATCAGGATCCCTGTGCATCCCACTTTGCTGTTAACTCAGTCATCAGCCCATGCAGGGTGGGACTAGGGCTGCTACACCCCCACACCTATTTCATCTAATAAACATGtcagtgcttactatatgcccaGCACTACTCTGCTCTCTCTTTACAAATACTCAGTCCATGTCTCAGGCCCTGTCCATCCCACGCACCCCAGCCCACTCCCTACCTGGCTGGTTTTtagtttctcttcctcctttttctcttctctctcgg encodes:
- the EPN3 gene encoding epsin-3 isoform X2; amino-acid sequence: MTTSALRRQVKNIVHNYSEAEIKVREATSNDPWGPPSSLMSEIADLTFNTVAFTEVMGMLWRRLNDSGKNWRHVYKALTLLDYLLKTGSERVAHQCRENLYTIQTLKDFQYIDRDGKDQGVNVREKVKQVMALLKDEERLRQERTHALKTKERMALEGIGIGSGQLGFSRRYGEDYGRSRGSPSSYNSSSSSPRYTSDLEQARPQTSGEEELQLQLALAMSREEAEKPVPPASHRDEDLQLQLALRLSRQEHEKEVKSWRGDGSPMANGAGPAVHHRRDRETEREEKKEEEKLKTSQSSILDLADIFVPALAPPSTHCSADPWDIPGFRPNTEASGSSWGPSADPWSPIPSGTILSRSQPWDLTPMLSSSEPWGRTPVLPAGPPTTDPWALNSPHHKLPSTGADPWGASIETSDTPGAASAFDSFAKPPESTEIKEGLEQALPSGKPSSPAELDLFGDPSPSSKQNGTKEPDALDLGILGEALTQPSKEARACRTPESFLGPSASSLVNLDSLVKAPQAAKTRNPFLTGLSAPSPTNPFGAGEPGRPTLNQMRTGSPALGLAGGPVGAPLGSMTYSASLPLPLSSVPAGLTLPASVSVFPQAGAFAPPPAGLPQPLLPTPSSAGPLAPPPQTGKNPFL
- the EPN3 gene encoding epsin-3 isoform X1; the encoded protein is MALETLPRLCHPPAAQVGGSPQRLLGPGLGPREPALEPHVEPKDAAALLRTQRLILRDRDLTTVALSPPSPAGARATHLQVSSHDDLRAPAPGEEHRAQLFRGGNQVAFTEVMGMLWRRLNDSGKNWRHVYKALTLLDYLLKTGSERVAHQCRENLYTIQTLKDFQYIDRDGKDQGVNVREKVKQVMALLKDEERLRQERTHALKTKERMALEGIGIGSGQLGFSRRYGEDYGRSRGSPSSYNSSSSSPRYTSDLEQARPQTSGEEELQLQLALAMSREEAEKEVKSWRGDGSPMANGAGPAVHHRRDRETEREEKKEEEKLKTSQSSILDLADIFVPALAPPSTHCSADPWDIPGFRPNTEASGSSWGPSADPWSPIPSGTILSRSQPWDLTPMLSSSEPWGRTPVLPAGPPTTDPWALNSPHHKLPSTGADPWGASIETSDTPGAASAFDSFAKPPESTEIKEGLEQALPSGKPSSPAELDLFGDPSPSSKQNGTKEPDALDLGILGEALTQPSKEARACRTPESFLGPSASSLVNLDSLVKAPQAAKTRNPFLTGLSAPSPTNPFGAGEPGRPTLNQMRTGSPALGLAGGPVGAPLGSMTYSASLPLPLSSVPAGLTLPASVSVFPQAGAFAPPPAGLPQPLLPTPSSAGPLAPPPQTGKNPFL